Genomic segment of Salvia hispanica cultivar TCC Black 2014 chromosome 2, UniMelb_Shisp_WGS_1.0, whole genome shotgun sequence:
gtatatagtaataatattcTCACATTTCCCACTCAAGAACACTATTTTTGATACTTTATTATAGCATCACTTCATAAAATCTTATATCGAACAAAAAATGCATCATTTTGCATATTGTATAATTCATTTCATACAGTTATAGTTCTTGAAAGAAAAGGAGGAACTCAGGCAAAGGGGTAGTGGAACAACAACACATTGCGATTTCAAGAATGTTAAAAATGGCAAACTAATGATAAcattatcataaataaattttctttgaGACAGAAGGTTGCATGATACAAGGGGGGGTACAATCAGCATGTAGAATGATTTCATCGTTACAATCACTTTCCTTATCCTCTTCTTAAATAGTTTGTCACCACTCGAACTCCTCCTTTGGGTGGAACGACCTGCAGTGTACAAATCGAAAGGTAAGAatcataatttcaaataaacgTTTCTCCTCCAGACATGAAAACCAGTATAACCAGAGAGACAATTTTTTATGGGAAATGTAAGCAGCAACAAGAAATATCATACCCCATCGGTTTAACGTCTAGTCCTAGATTTGCAGCGGAATTCAGCTAAGAGTGCTATGTGATCCGATGACCACTCAGGAGATGGAAGAGCAGTATCTTTCCGCAAACTCTCCTCATCCACCAGCTCCAACAGAGACTCCACGGTTAAGGAATCAGCTACACGGATAAAGCAAGTTATGGTCTAACTTCATCGAATTTAAAAGATCACCATAGTGTATATCAGATCAAAATCAATCCAGAAATATAAAGATTGTGCTATTGAAGGAAGAGCTCAATAATACCTGAATAGAATATATAATCATGAGTTCCAATAAAATCACGAGTGCAGTTTGTAAAGAGGGGTTCATTGGTAGCAGgatccatttttcttctctgCTCCAGTCCAAGACCAACCCCAGCTCTGGCAAAGGACGAGTAAGCACTAACCTAATGTACaatgccaaaaaaataaatcagtaTATGTATGAACACAAGTTTTGGTAAGTACATATTCAACAGTCATTGTGAAGTGGTACCAATGGCAGCTGATGTGTTAGTTTGGTGATCGGTCGAAGAATTCCAAGTGGGTCTACAGTCAAATCTTGATGAGCTGGATCGACTTTTCCCATAGCCAGGAGAGCATGAGGAGCACTGTACTTTGCAACAAATAACGCGTTACTGATCACTTACTAATCCAGTGACCGGGGCTACTTTATGCATGCCAACTTAGAAACcacataataattaaaatagctAAAGAACCTTCCAGGCACTGAGTTGAAATCCCCACACACCAACATCGGTATATTTGCACTTGCAGCAATTTTTTCCAGGCCCTTCAGCAGCGTGTGGACCTGATATGCACAAAGCATAACGCAACTTAAACAAAGTGAACTTCAGAAAGGAACCATGCCAGGAGAGGGGATCATTCATAAATAAACCTGCCAAAGCCGAACATCCTTCAAATCTTGGTGCATATTTACATGTGTGTTTGCCTGTGTTCAGAAACATGAGAAGGATACTAGTTATCAGAGGTTACACCAAGTCGACTAGACAagacattaaataaaaacaatgcATTATAAAAAGCATTTACCACATTACAAAGCACAAGGAATAAGATTATACCCGAAGGAAGCATAAAAAATTCGAACACTTTTGACCATTTTGAAGgaataaaaggaaaatcatATCAACGGGACTATTAGTATGAATCATGATTAAGTCCactgaaaacaaaaatctGCCCTTGGTAAGGGAGAAATCGCAGTCAAGAAACCTCGTTCTCAATCCATGAGCCAAGCTTTGcagttaaattttaaaacaaaatgttATGTTTGTTGCTGATGTATTTGGAAATCTTACCACACAAACAAGCTGACGCTTCCCAGGGCTATCAACTCCCTGGTTTCCGAACTTGGCTTCAAGAACTAAAATCAAAGCAACATTATCCTGTATGCCAGAAGAGTAGAACAAGTTATTATGCCTAGAAGATAGATGATGAGAGAATGCAAAACTATAGAAACGCTCAAGAAaccaatataattatgaagtTCATGAATACCTTCACCAATCGATTTAAGGCACTTTTCTTCTGTGCAGGTGGAATCACAGCATCCGTCAGAGACTGCGCGGCTTTGTTAAACTCAACCtgcatttaaaaatatttacgaTTAAAACATTGAAAAACCCCAACTAGCAGTTAGCTGTACATAtgattaaaacaaaaagaaaggCTCGGAGCATGTTAGATGCATTTTAGGAATTTCAACCACCTCATATTTTTTGACATGTGAAAATCTATCACGGCGAAAGAAAGTTGCACAGCCATCAAGTGTATTCATGTTCCCGCTAAAAACCTCTGCCGTTTTCCTTTTAAATAAAGCTTGATAACCATATTTATCCAGCTCAGGTGCAAAAAACTCCTCAAAATGATTGCTTTGAACCTGACACAAGAGAAGATGTCAAACTTCATTAATACTGGGTCAAGTATGACCTATCAGCAGCCTTTAGATAAATTacacaaatatttttgtttattccTTGGCCTAAAACCTATACAATATtctacaaattcaaattagaaAGAATGGAGACCCATAATTAATAAAGCTATGAAAGGCATAATTTGATCCCCCACTGGGTATTTTACCTCCTGAAGGCAAACAATGTCGGCACGGTAGCCAACTATTTCTCTTAAAAGGTTTTGCCTGCGGTAGGTCCAAGAGAGAGCCCAAGTGGGGCAGTAGCTGTAGAGTTCATTTGTAGCATATGCATCAGATAAGATGTTGTATGAGAGTGCAGTAAATGTCCCTCCAGAAGAAATGCGACCATCCATATCTAGATGCCCAGAAACATCCATCCCACTCACAGAAATCAAGCGTCGTGGAATAGGAGATGGAGCTGGAATCACACGGGAAGTTGATAAGGCTACTGGAGCTCCCACAGTTAACTTGGTTTCAGCATCTACCACAACACACTCAAATCTGAGGACATGACCAACATCATCGGCTGTAGGTGTATAAGTCTTCGAACGTCCAACTTCAAACCATGTCTCACCACCACTCTTTTGGGTAACTGCAGCAGGATACAAAGCAGTCGTGCCATTTGAAAAGCTGGGGTTTGATTGAGATGTACTCATA
This window contains:
- the LOC125203851 gene encoding carbon catabolite repressor protein 4 homolog 1-like; this translates as MLSVGRVHLPSDIPIVGCELTPYVLLRRPDKSVVTEDVTEFNPIDGHFLRYRWYRVQSDRNVAVCSVHPTEQATLQCLGCLKAKLPVSKSYHCSPKCFCDSWQHHRVLHERAASAVNENGNEEDEVFGRFNSTGGTTSSMVSMSTSQSNPSFSNGTTALYPAAVTQKSGGETWFEVGRSKTYTPTADDVGHVLRFECVVVDAETKLTVGAPVALSTSRVIPAPSPIPRRLISVSGMDVSGHLDMDGRISSGGTFTALSYNILSDAYATNELYSYCPTWALSWTYRRQNLLREIVGYRADIVCLQEVQSNHFEEFFAPELDKYGYQALFKRKTAEVFSGNMNTLDGCATFFRRDRFSHVKKYEVEFNKAAQSLTDAVIPPAQKKSALNRLVKDNVALILVLEAKFGNQGVDSPGKRQLVCVANTHVNMHQDLKDVRLWQVHTLLKGLEKIAASANIPMLVCGDFNSVPGSAPHALLAMGKVDPAHQDLTVDPLGILRPITKLTHQLPLVSAYSSFARAGVGLGLEQRRKMDPATNEPLFTNCTRDFIGTHDYIFYSADSLTVESLLELVDEESLRKDTALPSPEWSSDHIALLAEFRCKSRTRR